The window TGCCAAAATCGCCAAACAGGGCGGAAAACCCTACGCCGGCAGCTGGTCTGTGCGCACTGTTCTGCCTGAGGCGCGGACCCACCCGAAAATCCGAAAGCGGCTAGCTTGGGGTTTGGTGCTTTTCGAACTTGCGCACAACCAGGTTGCCAATCGCCCATTTCAAAAtctccagcagcagtcaAGTTGACGACCGACCACGAAAACCTACTAACCTCACCACACAGCCAAAGTCCAAAATGTCGGCTCCCACGACGAAGACCTTTGGCAAGTCCACTCGGTCGGTGCCTGCGCCGGCTGAGAAGGCCCAGAAATGGTACcctgctgaggatgaggcgaAGCCGCGTCAGGTACGTTGATATCTCGATGCATTCATGTTGCGAGCAATGGATCGGCCCGAAGACTGTTCTCGATTGCGATTGTGGCGGGTGGGAAGCCAATTCGACATGTTGGCGGGGGGAGGCACGGCAAATCTACCTTCATGGCCCGAACGAAATTTACGACACCGCGAAAATGGAGACAGACAAGATCAGGATATCGTCAAGTGGCGCATCTACGTCGAAATGGGTCATATATCACACGGCAACGAGGCACAGCACTGGGAAAACACTGGGAACGGCTGTCTTGGGAGAAACAAACGTTTTGGATATGGCATCGTGATTCTAACATGGCTTCTATAATCAGGTCCGCAAGACCATCCGCCCCTGGACTCCCCGCCAGACTCTCGTCCCGGGTACCGTCCTGATCCTCCTCGCTGGTCGCTTCCGTGGCAAGCGCGTCGTCCTGCTCAAGACCCTCGACCAGGGTGTTTTGCTCGTTACCGGCCCCTTCAAGATCAACGGTGTTCCCCTTCGCCGCGTCAACTCCAGATATGTCATCGCCACATCATACAAGGTTGACCTTACCGGTCTCGATGaggccaagattgaggaggttgccAAGCCCAAGTACTTCACCGCCGACAAGGCTCAGCAGAAGGCTAGCGAGGAGGCTTTCTTCAAGCAGGGAGAGAAGCCCCAGGTACGAATTTCCGAGATAGCGGACGTGTGTGAGAGTGTTGGAGCTGACATGCGTGAAACTacagaagaaggaggttaCCAGCAGTCGGGCGGCTGACCAGAAGGCCATCGACAAGGCCTTGAtcgccaacatcaagaagGTCGACCTTCTTGCCAGCTACCTCGCCTCCTCTTTCAGCCTTCGCAAGGGCGACAAGCCCCACGAGATGAAGTGGTAGAGGGAGCCAAGTGGGTTTTGATGGGAGGTCTTGACGGCGCGGGTTTCGGAATGGCTTAACCAATTGCATTTGGACGTTTGGCAGTTCTCGGTCCATACGGCGTCTGTAATGAAGGGTTTACAGTCATCAAGAGCACAAAATCACTGGGCTTTGCAAAAAGGATCGGTGCCCTGAACAACAACTGGGTTTTAGAGCACACGGGATGTCCACGGTGATCTGTACATGGAAACTAGTGATATTTGCACTGGGAATGGCAGATACCAGCCCAGCCAACCCGATGACGAACGACagacaaacaaaacaaatacGCCACGAGGCAGAAGACTAGCATTTGCGGCGTCACATGAAAGCTATCTGCGTGTTGTATGTTGTGCATTTGGCAGAGTGCTCTCAGACAATCCGTTCCTGATACCTATCAAATTAATATTTCTCTCCACGGTCTGCGTTTTTTGTGAACATCCTCCTTATTCACTTGTTTCTCGGCAATATCGAGATCGGCAGTCGTTGTTTGCGGAGGACCTTTGACTGTATAAGTGCACCTTGATGACTCGATGTTGAATCTAGGAGGAtccgggttagggttggggAGTGACATCAGCCGACCAGTACTTGAAATGCAAGCGAAGCCACGCCCCATTAAGGTACCTACACTACGCATACCTCGACCTGGCCTTCCAAAGAGGTTCTAGCAGAGCTGTTGAACTTGCGCAAACCACTTTCGACCCCGTGACCAATATTTCAACAACCTCTCACCGGTTCTATCTGTCTGTGTCGACTGTATCGAGAAACCATGGCGACAACAGCAGGCCAGGGCTGGACCCAATTACGGCAACAAGCCAGGGCGCTGGAAACACAGGTAAGAGAGGCGACATGCGACAGCAGCGGATGACGAGTGGTGATGGTTAATAACCTGCCTTTTCTGTTTGCAGACAGAAACATACCTCCACACATACTCCCAGTTTTCGTCACAATCCAACATCCCACCAAAGCcgacagaagaagagaggagtACCGAGGCGAAACTCCAGGAGCTGCTTGAGAAGGTGTGCATACCCTCGCCCTTTTACCCCTGAGTGATGAGACCACTACCACTGACCTTTCTCGTCAAGCGCGACAACGTCATCTCCCAACTCACCCGCCTCCTCGACTCAGAACCAACActatcatcctcctccctaaaacaaaacaacctctccctcctccgcgacAAGCTCGCCGACCACCGCCGTGACCTCTCCCGCCTCCGGTTAACCCTCCAACGAGCCCGCGATCGCGCAAACCTGCTGGGTTCAGTCCGGGAAGATATTTCTGCCTATCGTGCCGCGAACCCTGccgcggcggaggcggactACATGCTTGACGAGCGAGGGAGGATAGACAACTCGGTTGGTGTGGCGGATGGTGTGCTCAGCCAGGCGTACGCAGTGCAGGACAGCTTTTTGGCGCAGAGGGAGACGCTGGCGAGTATTAATCGGCGGATCACGCATGCGGCGAGCCAGGTGCCGGGGATTAATACGTTGATTGGGAGGATTTcgaccaagaagaagagggatggGATTATCATGGGGGGGTTTATcgctttttgctttttggtgttttggttcATGATGTGAATTTGTTtaaagggggggttgggaagaggaagatgggaggtggtttcAAAATACCATGGGAGTGAGGGGTGGACACTGTATAATTTGTCCGGATAGTTGGGGCGACAAGATGGAAAGAGGGCATGGCGTGGGATATATGGGTATTTCACTTCGACAAAGGGAGCATGGGTGTTTTATCTTGGGTAGCTG is drawn from Podospora pseudocomata strain CBS 415.72m chromosome 1 map unlocalized CBS415.72m_1, whole genome shotgun sequence and contains these coding sequences:
- the RPL6 gene encoding 60S ribosomal protein L6 (EggNog:ENOG503NYQG; COG:J) is translated as MSAPTTKTFGKSTRSVPAPAEKAQKWYPAEDEAKPRQVRKTIRPWTPRQTLVPGTVLILLAGRFRGKRVVLLKTLDQGVLLVTGPFKINGVPLRRVNSRYVIATSYKVDLTGLDEAKIEEVAKPKYFTADKAQQKASEEAFFKQGEKPQKKEVTSSRAADQKAIDKALIANIKKVDLLASYLASSFSLRKGDKPHEMKW
- the GOS1 gene encoding protein transport protein gos1 (COG:U; EggNog:ENOG503NV2S; BUSCO:EOG09265AL8), with protein sequence MATTAGQGWTQLRQQARALETQTETYLHTYSQFSSQSNIPPKPTEEERSTEAKLQELLEKRDNVISQLTRLLDSEPTLSSSSLKQNNLSLLRDKLADHRRDLSRLRLTLQRARDRANLLGSVREDISAYRAANPAAAEADYMLDERGRIDNSVGVADGVLSQAYAVQDSFLAQRETLASINRRITHAASQVPGINTLIGRISTKKKRDGIIMGGFIAFCFLVFWFMM